Sequence from the Natronomonas marina genome:
AGGCGGGGAGTACACCTCGGTGGTTCCCGACGGAGACGTGCAGTGTTCGGGATCGACGACCGGTGACGCCTCCCGGACGTGATCGTTCTGCGCGTGGGCCCCCTGTTCCCGGCGTTCCCCAGACGTGAACGGATGGGTCGAACGCCGGATCGCCGTTAAACCGCGGGTGTCCGCCGTGTTTCGCTCGCTCGGATCGACGCTGCCGTCCAGACAGCGTTCGGTGACGGTGAACGAGGTGTTCGCTCCGCCGGTCGTCCCCAGCGGTTGGTTCTCACCCGGTCGACTCGCCCGAGACGAACTGATTAGTAGTTCGAACGTGAGGTCGGAGTATGGACGGCGTACACCGAATCGAAGTTCCCACCCCGTTCGACATCGGGACCGTGAACTGCTACGCCTTCGAATCCGGCGCGCTCACGGTAATCGATCCAGGGCCGGACACCGACGAGGCCTACGAGGCGCTCGCCGACGGACTCGCCCGGATCGGCGCCGGCGTCGAGGACGTCGAACGGATCCTCGTCACACACCCCCACATGGATCACTTCGGGATCGCCGGGCGGGTCCGGGACGAATCCGGAGCGTCCGTGATCGCTCACGAACACGCCGCGGCGATCATGCGCGACATGGAGGCGCACTTCGTCCGGGAGCAGTCCTTCTTCGAACCGTTTCTGATCTCGATGGGCGTCCCCGAATCGACGGCCGTCGCCGTGACCGAGGTCCCGGAACCGTATCTGCCGTTCCAGCGACCCATCGACATCGACCGGACCGTCGGCGGCGGCGACATCGTCGAGGGAGCGCCGACGTTCACCTGCGTTCACACCCCGGGGCACGCGCCGGGCTCTCTCTGTTATCACGTCCCCGAGACGCGAACCACGTTCACCGGCGACCACGTCATGAGCGACATCACGCCGAACCCGGTCCTGACGGTCCGGATCGGCGGCGAGGGTCGAACCCGTAGCCTCCCGGCGTACATGTCCTCCCTCGAGCGCCTGCTGTCGGTCGACGCCGAACGGGGCTACGGCGGCCACCGCGAGCCGATTCCCGACCTCCACGCCCGCGTCCGCGAAACGCTCGACCACCACCGCGAGCGGAAGGAAGACGTCGCCGAGCTGCTCGAAGAGTCCGGGCCGGCGACCGCCTACGATCTCATGCGGGAGATGTTCTCCGGGCTCCCGACGACCGAGGTGTTCCTCGGGATGTCGGAGGTGATCGGCCACCTCGACCTGCTCGAAGACGACGGGCGCGTCGAGATAACCGACGAGGGGGACAGGTCGTACTACGCCTACACCGGGGCGACGTAACCGGGGGTCCCGGCCCCTTCGTTCGGCTCGTGGTCGGTTTCGACGCCCCGGCAACACCGCCGTTCGATCCGTCAACGTCGAAAACGTGGCGTTCGATAGCGACGAACGCCTCGAACTACCGCATCCGTTCGGCCCGCCCGGCGGCGTTCGGGAAGGGCCACGTCCGACGGACACGGGAGGTCGTGCGGACGTTCCGGGCACGAACGACTCGAGTTTCGCCCGCGAAACTGTCCCGGATCGAGACGGGTTCGTAGCGCCACGAGAGCCCGGGAGGACTCCATCGACGCCGTTCGATGGGGTCGAGTCGGCTATATGTCCGCCATCGAGGGGCTGTGTCGCGCCCCGTCCTCGTGTGAGGTTTCCCGAGGATCGTCGTCGTCGTGACGTTCCCGCCGGCGTCGGTGCCGTTTGATCGACCGTCGCGTCCGGGCGATAGCCTCCAGCGCGGGGTAGGTGGTCTCCAGTTCGCCGTAGAGATACTCGTTGAGAGCGTGGGGGGACGTCGCTCCCCCGATCGCCGCCTGGATGTCCTCGATCGCCGACTGTCGCTCCTCGAGGAGGCGCTCACAGCGACACGCGAGTTCCTCGCAGGTTTCCCACGTCTCGAGGAACTCCTCGAAGGACAGGGCCCGGAGCGTGGGGACGGGGGTCTCCGCTAGCGCCCGGTCGATGTCGACGAGCGCCTCCCGGACCCGTTCGATCGACTCTCGCTCGGCGTCGAGCGCCTCCCTGACCCGCTCGCGTCGCTCGATGGCCTCGTTCGTCCCGACGAGGAGGTCTCGCTTCAGTCGCTGTGTCACCTGGTCCTCGAACGACAGCGCGTTTGCGACCGGCGCGGAGAACTCGTTTTCGAGGCTCTCGGCGAGGGATTCCCCGTAGGTCTCCTCGAAGTCCGGCGACGACATCACCGTCTCGCGGTACGCCGCCCGGAGCCGTTCCGTCTCGGTCGCGGACTCCGGGCCGTTGCCGGCCGTCGTTCGCGCCAGGCTGACCGCGTCCCGGAACTCCTCGAAGGCGTCGCATTCGGCCCCGAGAGACGACTGCTCGTCGGCGATGCGTTCCTCGGCGCGGTCGAGTCGCTTGTGTCCAGTTTGCATACGTGGTACTACGGAGGGGGGCCGCGGCGACCATCGGTTGGGGTGTGATCACATCTAACAATCCGTCGCTAGAACTTAACCCTGTCCGTCGCTCCCCACGTTCCGGGAATACACCGAAACCCGTCGGAACGGGGCCTCGTCCGGGATGGGATCCCCGAATCGCAGTCGGGAACCGGGGGCGGGTCGCTCGAGCGCCGCCCAGGCGTCCCTCTCGTCGGGGGCGACCCGGTGCACTGTGGAGACGCCTCCGCGACCGAAGCCGTCGATGTTCGCGTCCGGACGTCAGGCGTCCTCGATCGTCCCGCTCCGGAGCAGCCGTTCGATCTCGTCGTCGGTGAACCCCCGTTCGCGGAGCACCTCGACGGAGTGTTCGCCCAGCCTCGGCGGATGGCGTTCGATCGCCGGCTCGATGTTCTCGTACTTCACCGGGAACCCGAGCGTGTCGACGGCGCCGGCATCGGGGTGATCGATCGTCCGACGCATCTCCCGAGCCTGAACCTGGGGATGTTCGAACACCGAAAGCGTGTCCTCGATCGGCGCCGCGGGAACGCCGTGCTCTCGGAGTTCGGCGACGAGTTCGTCGACGGACCACTCCGCCAATCGCTCTCCGAGCTCGGTTTCGAGTTCGTCCCGGTGTTGGACCCGGCGGTTGACCTCCGCGAACCGGTCGTCGGCGGCCAGCCCCGGCTCGTCGATCGCCTCACAGAACCGGCGCCAGTGGCGGTTCGTGACGACGGACAGCTGGACCTCGCCGTCGGCCACCTCGTAGACGCCCTCGGGCGCGAAGTAGTTGTGTCGCCGACCGAACGCCGGATACGGCTCCTCGGTCACGAGACTGTAGGTCGCCCGGGTCGTGAGACCGGCGACCGCGGCGTCCAGCAGCGAGACGTCGACGAACTCGCCCTCGCCGGTCCGTTCGCGGGTGTACAGCGCGGTCAGAATGCCCTGTACCGCATACAGCGCGGCGAACACGTCGTTCATCGGCGTTCCCGACCGCATGGGGGGCCCACCCTCCTCTCGCGTCATGGACATCGCCCCCGAGAGCGCCTGGACGGTCGTGTCGATGCCGGCGTCCTCCCGGTGGGGGCCGTCGGCTCCGTACGCCGAGATGCCGCAGTAGACGATCCCGGGATTGCGGTCACGGACCGTCTCGTAATCGATCCCGTGGCGTTCGGCGAACGTCGGTGGGAAGTTCAACAGTACGACATCGGCCGTCGCCGCCAGATCCAAGAAGGCCTCCCTGCCCTCGTCAGTGGTGATGTCGATCGCCAGACTGCGTTTGTTCCGGTTTACGGTCAGATAGTAGAAACTCTCGTCGCCGACGGTCGGTTCGAGCGAACGGGCGAGTTCGCCCGATCCGACCCGCTCGAGTTTCACGACGTCGGCGCCGAGATCGCCGAGAAGTTGGCCGGCGTACGGACCGGCGACCATCGTCGACAGTTCGAGGACGGAGACGTCCTCCAGCGGTCGGGCCATACGTCCTCATGCACTCGGCGTGTGTTAAAGCGTGCGGCGCGATCCCCGGTCACTCGTCGGCCGGGTCGTACCCGTAGACCGCTTCGGCCCTCGTCGGCGTTATCAGCCCGGATTCGACGTCGCGTTCGAGTCGTT
This genomic interval carries:
- a CDS encoding DUF7260 family protein, which gives rise to MQTGHKRLDRAEERIADEQSSLGAECDAFEEFRDAVSLARTTAGNGPESATETERLRAAYRETVMSSPDFEETYGESLAESLENEFSAPVANALSFEDQVTQRLKRDLLVGTNEAIERRERVREALDAERESIERVREALVDIDRALAETPVPTLRALSFEEFLETWETCEELACRCERLLEERQSAIEDIQAAIGGATSPHALNEYLYGELETTYPALEAIARTRRSIKRHRRRRERHDDDDPRETSHEDGARHSPSMADI
- a CDS encoding MBL fold metallo-hydrolase; the encoded protein is MDGVHRIEVPTPFDIGTVNCYAFESGALTVIDPGPDTDEAYEALADGLARIGAGVEDVERILVTHPHMDHFGIAGRVRDESGASVIAHEHAAAIMRDMEAHFVREQSFFEPFLISMGVPESTAVAVTEVPEPYLPFQRPIDIDRTVGGGDIVEGAPTFTCVHTPGHAPGSLCYHVPETRTTFTGDHVMSDITPNPVLTVRIGGEGRTRSLPAYMSSLERLLSVDAERGYGGHREPIPDLHARVRETLDHHRERKEDVAELLEESGPATAYDLMREMFSGLPTTEVFLGMSEVIGHLDLLEDDGRVEITDEGDRSYYAYTGAT
- a CDS encoding CaiB/BaiF CoA transferase family protein; translation: MARPLEDVSVLELSTMVAGPYAGQLLGDLGADVVKLERVGSGELARSLEPTVGDESFYYLTVNRNKRSLAIDITTDEGREAFLDLAATADVVLLNFPPTFAERHGIDYETVRDRNPGIVYCGISAYGADGPHREDAGIDTTVQALSGAMSMTREEGGPPMRSGTPMNDVFAALYAVQGILTALYTRERTGEGEFVDVSLLDAAVAGLTTRATYSLVTEEPYPAFGRRHNYFAPEGVYEVADGEVQLSVVTNRHWRRFCEAIDEPGLAADDRFAEVNRRVQHRDELETELGERLAEWSVDELVAELREHGVPAAPIEDTLSVFEHPQVQAREMRRTIDHPDAGAVDTLGFPVKYENIEPAIERHPPRLGEHSVEVLRERGFTDDEIERLLRSGTIEDA